In Streptomyces thermolilacinus SPC6, a single genomic region encodes these proteins:
- a CDS encoding DEAD/DEAH box helicase, translating into MHWDPTLIGLAGCSTVFLSADPARSGRLAFWAPDGAPLPELPGVGSVEEVDVVADDALPCRVTALCLPVREALPLLARAGAGSVTGPSRSCAFWGAAALLALHLVARGRLLPGVTEEGHDAWRAGPLATEDLDRLRTLAASMPPTAHAVPVGTAEDGAVLLPDPEALLRTFLDAVADVLPRTPAASLAAGGAPFTAEAPLRVPELREWAADVAAGHDAGVRLSLRIEVTGLDGAPVDERGAAVAGPAFRAVPQLHHAGDASLVADAGQVWSGAAGTAFGASARRDALLALRRAARVWPALSPLLSAAVPDALELADEEIAELLGGAGRALAQSGVQVHWPRSLARTLTAKAVVGPPSGEGDGDGGPYGRDSKLPSFLSADTLLSFDWRFAVGDQTLDRAELNRIAEAGRPLVRLRDQWVLVDPEEVRRARERRDRRVTPVEALGAVLTGTTEVDGRPVGVEASGWLRELRDRLADPEGGHQEAGQPAALAATLRDYQLRGLNWLHRMTSLGLGACLADDMGLGKTITLISLHLHRQTDPAAAGPTLVVCPTSLMGNWQREIEKFAPGTPVRRFHGPRRDLDGVSDGFVLTTYGTMRLDAGRLARVDWGMVVADEAQHVKNPYSATARQLRTIGARARVALTGTPVENNLSELWAILDWTTPGLLGRLGTFRSRYAQAVEGGADPAAAERLSRLVRPFLLRRRKSDPGIAPELPPKTETDRAVALTKEQAGLYEAVVRETLAAIAGSDGMERRGLVVTLLTALKQICNHPAQYLKEEGAPRLAGRSGKLELLDELLDTILAEGASVLVFTQYVRMARLLRDHLAARGVRAQLLHGGTPVGEREAMVARFQDGEVPVFLLSLKAAGTGLNLTRAEHVVHFDRWWNPAVEAQATDRAYRIGQTQPVQVHRLIAEGTVEDRIADMLSRKRQLADAVLGGAGEAALTELTDAELAELVRLRATDGGYDAGGGDDAEGGRDAYGEGGHGGSVYGGTGYSGAVGNGSSGDEGRGAADRVDARGGAGSADGTTIPDGTRTADVKGLADVKGGLTGGQGLGDMTGLGNVKGVVDGTSGGRGR; encoded by the coding sequence GTGCACTGGGACCCCACGCTCATCGGCCTCGCCGGCTGCTCCACCGTCTTCCTGTCCGCTGATCCCGCGCGCAGTGGGCGCCTCGCCTTCTGGGCGCCCGACGGCGCACCGCTGCCCGAGCTGCCCGGCGTCGGCAGCGTCGAGGAGGTGGACGTCGTCGCCGACGACGCCCTGCCGTGTCGTGTGACGGCGCTCTGCCTTCCCGTACGGGAGGCCCTTCCGCTGCTGGCGCGGGCCGGTGCCGGGTCGGTCACCGGCCCGTCCAGATCCTGCGCGTTCTGGGGAGCTGCCGCGCTGCTCGCCCTCCACCTCGTCGCGCGGGGCCGGCTGCTGCCCGGTGTGACCGAGGAGGGCCACGACGCCTGGCGGGCCGGACCGCTCGCCACCGAGGACCTCGACCGGTTGCGGACGCTCGCCGCGTCGATGCCGCCGACCGCCCACGCCGTTCCGGTCGGCACCGCGGAGGACGGGGCGGTGCTGCTGCCCGACCCTGAGGCGCTGCTGCGGACCTTCCTGGACGCGGTGGCGGACGTACTGCCGCGTACCCCGGCCGCGTCCCTCGCCGCGGGCGGCGCCCCGTTCACGGCGGAGGCGCCGCTGCGGGTGCCGGAACTGCGCGAGTGGGCCGCCGATGTGGCGGCCGGTCACGACGCGGGCGTACGGCTGTCCCTGCGGATCGAGGTGACGGGCCTGGACGGCGCGCCCGTCGACGAACGCGGCGCCGCTGTCGCCGGTCCGGCCTTCCGCGCCGTGCCGCAGCTGCACCACGCGGGTGACGCCTCGCTCGTCGCCGACGCCGGGCAGGTGTGGTCGGGCGCCGCCGGTACGGCGTTCGGGGCGTCGGCGCGCCGGGACGCGCTGCTGGCGCTGCGCCGCGCCGCGCGCGTGTGGCCCGCCCTGTCGCCGCTGCTGTCCGCCGCCGTACCGGACGCCCTGGAGCTGGCCGACGAGGAGATCGCGGAGCTGCTGGGCGGCGCCGGGCGTGCGCTCGCCCAGTCCGGCGTACAGGTGCACTGGCCCAGGAGCCTGGCCAGGACCCTGACCGCGAAGGCCGTCGTCGGACCCCCGTCCGGCGAGGGCGACGGCGACGGCGGTCCGTACGGCCGCGACTCCAAACTGCCGTCGTTCCTGTCCGCCGACACGCTGCTGTCCTTCGACTGGCGCTTCGCCGTCGGCGACCAGACCCTCGACCGGGCGGAGCTGAACCGGATCGCCGAGGCCGGCCGCCCCCTGGTACGCCTCCGGGACCAGTGGGTGCTGGTGGACCCCGAGGAGGTGCGGCGCGCCCGCGAGCGGCGTGACCGCCGTGTCACGCCCGTCGAGGCGCTCGGAGCCGTACTGACGGGGACCACCGAGGTGGACGGGCGGCCGGTCGGCGTCGAGGCGTCCGGGTGGCTGCGGGAGCTGCGGGACCGGCTCGCGGACCCTGAGGGCGGCCACCAGGAGGCCGGGCAGCCCGCCGCGCTCGCCGCGACGCTGCGCGACTACCAGTTGCGGGGCCTGAACTGGCTGCACCGCATGACGTCCCTGGGACTCGGCGCCTGCCTCGCCGACGACATGGGCCTCGGCAAGACCATCACGCTCATCTCGCTGCACCTGCACCGGCAGACCGATCCGGCCGCCGCCGGGCCGACGCTCGTCGTCTGCCCGACATCGCTGATGGGCAACTGGCAGCGGGAGATCGAGAAGTTCGCGCCCGGTACGCCGGTCCGCCGCTTCCACGGGCCCCGCCGCGACCTGGACGGTGTCTCCGACGGCTTCGTGCTCACCACGTACGGGACGATGCGCCTCGACGCCGGGCGCCTCGCGCGCGTGGACTGGGGCATGGTCGTCGCGGACGAGGCCCAGCACGTCAAGAACCCTTACTCGGCGACTGCCCGGCAGCTGCGCACCATCGGCGCGCGGGCCCGGGTGGCGCTGACGGGCACCCCCGTGGAGAACAACCTCTCCGAACTGTGGGCGATCCTCGACTGGACGACACCGGGCCTGCTCGGCCGCCTCGGCACGTTCCGCAGCCGGTACGCGCAGGCCGTCGAGGGCGGCGCCGACCCGGCGGCGGCGGAGCGGCTGTCCCGGCTGGTCCGGCCGTTCCTGCTGCGCCGCCGCAAGTCGGACCCGGGCATCGCGCCGGAGCTGCCGCCGAAGACCGAGACGGACCGGGCCGTCGCCCTGACGAAGGAGCAGGCCGGGCTGTACGAGGCGGTGGTGCGGGAGACGCTCGCCGCGATCGCCGGGTCGGACGGCATGGAGCGCCGCGGTCTGGTCGTCACGCTGCTGACCGCGCTGAAGCAGATCTGCAACCACCCCGCCCAGTACCTGAAGGAGGAGGGCGCGCCCCGGCTGGCGGGCCGTTCCGGCAAGCTGGAACTGCTGGACGAGCTCCTGGACACGATCCTCGCCGAGGGCGCGAGCGTGCTGGTGTTCACCCAGTACGTGCGCATGGCGCGGCTGCTCCGCGACCACCTCGCCGCGCGTGGCGTACGGGCGCAACTCCTGCACGGCGGCACGCCGGTCGGGGAACGCGAGGCGATGGTCGCCCGTTTCCAGGACGGGGAAGTACCGGTGTTCCTGCTGTCACTGAAGGCGGCGGGCACGGGGCTGAACCTGACGCGGGCGGAGCACGTCGTGCACTTCGACCGCTGGTGGAACCCCGCGGTGGAGGCGCAGGCCACCGACCGGGCGTACCGCATCGGGCAGACCCAGCCCGTGCAGGTGCACCGGCTGATCGCCGAGGGCACGGTCGAGGACCGCATCGCGGACATGCTGTCGCGCAAGCGGCAGTTGGCGGACGCGGTGCTGGGCGGCGCCGGGGAGGCGGCCCTCACGGAGCTGACCGACGCCGAACTGGCCGAGCTGGTGCGGCTGCGCGCGACGGACGGGGGTTACGACGCGGGCGGCGGTGACGACGCGGAGGGCGGGCGCGACGCGTACGGCGAGGGCGGGCACGGCGGTTCCGTGTACGGGGGAACCGGATACAGCGGGGCGGTCGGGAACGGCTCCTCGGGGGACGAAGGGAGAGGCGCTGCGGACAGGGTGGACGCCAGGGGCGGAGCGGGCTCTGCGGACGGGACGACGATCCCGGACGGGACTCGCACCGCGGATGTGAAGGGCCTCGCGGATGTGAAGGGCGGCCTCACGGGCGGGCAGGGTCTCGGGGACATGACCGGCCTCGGGAACGTGAAGGGTGTCGTGGACGGGACGAGCGGAGGGCGTGGACGATGA
- a CDS encoding SWIM zinc finger family protein gives MSGGYEDEATFAALPPAHGRGFAETWWGRAWLKALEDTALDGEQLKKGRARARVGAVGAVTVRPGRITAVVTDRDGTAYRADVLVQELSDGDWDRFLGTAVERAGHVAALLDRDMPPHLVEDAAAAGVELLPGLGDLEAECACGAWDHCPHTAALCYQVARLLDRDPFVLLLMRGRAERWLLEELTARGTGGSGADDAVAAEPGGVRADEAFAMGDILPALPSPPPVPERAGEPPSLDTETDPGAEVEPLVLELLAADAARRARRMLAEVLAGADSPAAGSGDGPLTVAQDAVRLAATAEEPVPGVVARLAAGTGRDAVGMDLAVRAWRLGGAAGLAALEVEWTPEPAVAARAEALVAAAGQDGELGVLRPLGGGRWAGPGGDVQVRLGRDGRWWPFRREQDRWAPAGPAGYDPGAVLASLLEGDDTR, from the coding sequence ATGAGCGGTGGCTACGAGGACGAGGCGACCTTCGCCGCCCTGCCGCCCGCCCACGGGCGTGGCTTCGCCGAGACCTGGTGGGGCCGGGCCTGGCTGAAGGCCCTGGAGGACACGGCGCTCGACGGCGAGCAGCTGAAGAAGGGCCGCGCCCGGGCACGCGTCGGCGCGGTGGGTGCCGTGACGGTGCGCCCCGGACGGATCACCGCGGTCGTCACGGACCGGGACGGGACCGCGTACCGCGCCGACGTGCTGGTGCAGGAGCTGTCGGACGGGGACTGGGACCGGTTCCTGGGCACGGCGGTGGAGCGGGCGGGCCATGTGGCCGCGCTGCTGGACCGGGACATGCCGCCGCACCTGGTGGAGGACGCCGCGGCGGCCGGGGTGGAGCTGCTGCCGGGCCTGGGCGACCTGGAGGCGGAGTGCGCGTGCGGGGCGTGGGACCACTGCCCTCACACGGCGGCCCTCTGCTACCAGGTGGCGCGGCTGCTCGACCGGGACCCGTTCGTCCTGCTGCTCATGCGGGGCCGGGCCGAACGGTGGCTGCTGGAGGAGCTGACGGCGCGCGGCACGGGCGGCAGCGGTGCCGACGACGCGGTGGCGGCTGAGCCGGGGGGCGTGCGGGCCGACGAGGCGTTCGCGATGGGCGACATCCTGCCCGCGTTGCCGTCGCCGCCGCCGGTCCCCGAACGGGCCGGCGAACCGCCGTCGTTGGACACGGAGACGGACCCCGGTGCCGAGGTGGAGCCGCTCGTACTGGAGTTGCTGGCGGCCGACGCGGCGCGGCGGGCACGGCGGATGCTGGCGGAGGTGCTGGCCGGGGCGGACTCCCCCGCTGCCGGTTCCGGCGACGGGCCTCTGACCGTGGCCCAGGACGCCGTACGTCTCGCCGCGACCGCCGAGGAGCCGGTGCCCGGGGTGGTGGCCCGGCTCGCGGCCGGGACGGGGCGGGACGCGGTCGGCATGGACCTCGCCGTACGGGCGTGGCGGCTGGGCGGTGCGGCGGGCCTCGCGGCGCTGGAGGTGGAGTGGACCCCGGAGCCCGCGGTGGCCGCCAGGGCCGAGGCGCTCGTCGCAGCCGCCGGGCAGGACGGCGAGCTCGGCGTCCTGCGGCCGCTCGGCGGCGGGCGCTGGGCCGGACCGGGCGGTGACGTGCAGGTGCGGCTGGGCCGGGACGGCCGCTGGTGGCCGTTCCGGCGCGAACAGGACCGGTGGGCCCCGGCGGGCCCGGCCGGGTACGACCCGGGCGCGGTGCTGGCCTCGCTGCTGGAGGGGGACGACACGCGGTGA
- a CDS encoding bifunctional 5,10-methylenetetrahydrofolate dehydrogenase/5,10-methenyltetrahydrofolate cyclohydrolase: MSTTAEARLMDGSGLARRLVEETAARAAELTRRTGKEPCLATVLVGEDPASVTYVRMKRARCEKAGIRSRHVELPATTTTEELVAALRDLSDDPDVHGILLQHPVGRHIDERAAFEAIAPEKDVDGVTTSSFASMSFGLPGFVSCTPGGIMRLLDAYDVDPAGKRAVVVGRSAILGKPAGMLLLARNATVTYCHSHTPAADLSAAVREADIVVAAVGRARFIKGEDIKPGAVVIDAGYNEGNVGDVDFEPAAERAGLITPVPGGVGPMTIATLLAQTVDAAERQLGTTTA; the protein is encoded by the coding sequence ATGTCCACGACCGCCGAAGCCCGCCTCATGGACGGCAGCGGCCTCGCCCGCCGCCTCGTCGAGGAGACCGCCGCCCGCGCCGCCGAGCTCACCCGCCGCACCGGCAAGGAGCCGTGCCTCGCCACCGTCCTCGTAGGCGAGGACCCCGCGTCCGTCACGTACGTACGGATGAAGCGCGCCCGCTGCGAGAAGGCCGGCATCCGCTCCCGCCACGTCGAACTGCCCGCCACGACCACCACCGAGGAGCTCGTCGCCGCCCTGCGGGACCTGTCCGACGACCCCGACGTGCACGGCATCCTCCTCCAGCACCCGGTCGGCCGGCACATCGACGAGCGCGCCGCGTTCGAGGCGATCGCCCCCGAGAAGGATGTGGACGGCGTCACCACCAGCTCCTTCGCCTCGATGAGCTTCGGCCTGCCCGGGTTCGTCTCCTGCACGCCCGGCGGCATCATGCGGCTGCTCGACGCGTACGACGTCGATCCCGCGGGCAAGCGCGCCGTCGTCGTCGGCCGCAGCGCGATCCTCGGCAAGCCCGCCGGGATGCTGCTGCTCGCCCGGAACGCCACGGTGACGTACTGCCACTCCCACACCCCCGCCGCCGACCTGTCCGCCGCGGTGCGGGAGGCGGACATCGTGGTCGCCGCCGTGGGCAGGGCCCGTTTCATCAAGGGCGAGGACATCAAGCCCGGCGCCGTCGTCATCGACGCGGGCTACAACGAGGGCAACGTCGGCGACGTCGACTTCGAGCCCGCGGCCGAGCGGGCCGGGCTGATCACGCCCGTCCCGGGCGGCGTCGGGCCCATGACCATCGCCACCCTGCTGGCACAGACGGTGGACGCGGCCGAGCGGCAGCTCGGCACCACCACCGCCTGA
- a CDS encoding leucine-rich repeat domain-containing protein, protein MRRTLDLWRQELGVVPDRVWEQTGLQVLILADNGLTALPSAIGRLRRLTTLDLGHNALTSVPDELGDLSDLSDCLYLHDNRLARLPDALGRLTRLRYLNVGENRLTSLPEALGNMTGLVELRAQHNRLTSLPGSLGRLGGLRELWLRGNAIECLPPSAARLRELRHLDLRENALTVLPPSLAGLPRLRQIDVRSNRLTRLPDWLALLPSLEKLDLRWNAVDPSLPLLNRLERQGCVVLT, encoded by the coding sequence GTGCGGCGGACACTGGACCTCTGGCGTCAGGAGCTCGGAGTCGTACCCGACCGGGTCTGGGAACAGACCGGGCTCCAGGTACTGATCCTCGCGGACAACGGCCTCACCGCCCTTCCGTCGGCGATCGGCCGCCTGCGTCGGCTGACGACCCTGGACCTCGGCCACAACGCCCTCACGTCGGTGCCCGACGAACTGGGTGACCTGAGCGACCTCAGCGACTGCCTCTACCTGCACGACAACCGGCTCGCGCGGCTTCCCGACGCCTTGGGAAGGCTGACCCGGCTGCGCTATCTCAACGTCGGCGAGAACCGCCTCACCTCCCTGCCCGAGGCGCTCGGGAACATGACCGGCCTCGTCGAGCTGCGGGCGCAGCACAACCGGCTCACCTCGCTGCCCGGCTCCCTCGGCCGGCTTGGCGGGCTGCGTGAGCTCTGGCTGCGCGGCAACGCGATCGAGTGCCTGCCGCCATCGGCCGCTCGGCTGCGCGAGCTTCGCCATCTGGACCTGCGGGAGAACGCTCTGACGGTGCTGCCGCCGTCGCTGGCCGGTCTCCCGCGTCTCCGTCAGATCGACGTGCGGAGCAACCGTCTCACCCGCCTGCCGGACTGGCTCGCCCTGCTGCCCTCCCTGGAGAAGCTGGATCTGCGGTGGAACGCCGTCGATCCCTCCCTGCCGCTGCTGAACAGGCTTGAGCGGCAAGGCTGCGTCGTCCTGACATGA
- a CDS encoding ABC transporter ATP-binding protein — translation MSEHADAYVTHGAVPGPRSAPLPLPPGTVPAGPGDGDIAGEMEEAYWSVHDGAAARATVRQVLARLPRITRQIGRLAWRADPRATTAVVACQLASAAMSAFGLIASVRVLQELFAQGPTADRVRAAVPQILLVVGFLAMRALLEAAVAVAQARVTPKIRTALESEFFRLTAHVRLEAVENADWHDEVYRANDRGLFYARQIVGQVVSLASAALGLVGTAGVLGVLHPALLPLLLLSVLPVGAAAVRSARARFHSFKRWNALQRRVRVFSWLLLDQDAAAELRSDTAQGALLDEHRRLITRIAEEDTRLGVGAALLNLAGRGIGGLGTGVTYCALGAMLIAGWLPLAAGAGAVLAIQAGQTSLTRLVEVAHLVYEHALWVDDLLAVQERCRGLQLRTAAVHAPDRVRTVTLEDVSFTYAGKESPALDGVSMTLTAGETIAFVGLNGSGKSTCAKVLAGLHEVQRGRVCWDGVDVRTFDAQSVQRRVACVLQDPVRFPFSALSNVTVSTGSLTGAVPERALAAVRAAGADQVIADLPGQWDALLSKRFRGGQELSGGQWAKVAVARGLYKNASLLLLDEPTASMDPPSEHAVYEAVLRGRLREDQITVLISHRLASVVDCDRIYVFDTGRIVESGSHGELMALGGLYADMFTLQADGYRARDTGLPCRGAAGGGAAVEGAVS, via the coding sequence ATGAGTGAGCACGCCGATGCCTATGTCACCCATGGCGCCGTTCCCGGGCCGCGGTCCGCCCCGCTCCCCCTGCCGCCCGGCACGGTCCCCGCGGGCCCCGGGGACGGGGACATCGCCGGGGAGATGGAGGAGGCGTACTGGTCCGTCCACGACGGCGCCGCCGCCCGGGCGACCGTCCGGCAGGTCCTGGCCAGGCTGCCCCGGATCACCCGGCAGATCGGACGGCTGGCCTGGCGCGCCGACCCGCGCGCGACCACCGCGGTCGTCGCGTGCCAGCTCGCCTCGGCCGCGATGAGCGCCTTCGGACTGATCGCCTCGGTGCGCGTGTTGCAGGAGTTGTTCGCGCAGGGTCCGACGGCCGACCGGGTGCGGGCGGCCGTCCCGCAGATCCTGCTCGTCGTCGGGTTCCTCGCCATGCGGGCACTGCTGGAGGCGGCGGTCGCGGTGGCGCAGGCGCGCGTCACGCCGAAGATCCGGACCGCGCTGGAGAGCGAGTTCTTCCGCCTCACGGCCCATGTGCGGCTGGAGGCGGTGGAGAACGCCGACTGGCACGACGAGGTGTACCGGGCCAACGACCGGGGCCTGTTCTACGCACGGCAGATCGTCGGCCAGGTGGTCTCCCTGGCGTCCGCCGCGCTGGGCCTCGTCGGCACCGCCGGGGTCCTCGGTGTCCTGCACCCGGCCTTGCTGCCGCTGCTCCTGCTGTCCGTGCTGCCCGTCGGCGCGGCGGCCGTACGCAGCGCCCGGGCCCGCTTCCACTCGTTCAAGCGGTGGAACGCCCTCCAGCGCCGGGTGCGTGTCTTCTCGTGGCTGCTGCTCGACCAGGACGCGGCGGCCGAGCTGCGCTCCGACACGGCGCAGGGCGCGCTGCTCGACGAGCACCGCCGTCTGATCACGCGGATCGCCGAGGAGGACACGCGCCTCGGGGTGGGGGCGGCCCTGCTGAACCTGGCCGGGCGCGGCATCGGCGGTCTCGGCACGGGGGTCACGTATTGCGCGCTCGGGGCCATGCTGATCGCCGGCTGGCTTCCGCTGGCCGCCGGCGCGGGCGCGGTGCTCGCCATCCAGGCCGGTCAGACGTCGCTGACCCGGCTGGTGGAGGTGGCCCACCTCGTGTACGAGCACGCGCTGTGGGTGGACGACCTCCTGGCCGTCCAGGAACGCTGCCGGGGGCTGCAGCTGCGAACCGCCGCGGTCCACGCTCCGGACCGGGTGAGGACCGTCACCCTGGAGGACGTGTCCTTCACCTACGCGGGGAAGGAGAGCCCCGCGCTCGACGGGGTCTCCATGACGCTGACGGCGGGCGAGACGATCGCCTTCGTCGGTCTCAACGGCTCGGGGAAGAGTACGTGCGCGAAGGTTCTGGCCGGTCTGCACGAGGTGCAGCGGGGGCGCGTGTGCTGGGACGGCGTGGACGTGCGCACCTTCGACGCCCAGTCCGTGCAGCGGCGGGTCGCCTGCGTACTCCAGGACCCGGTGCGGTTCCCGTTCAGCGCCCTGTCCAACGTGACCGTGTCCACCGGCAGCCTCACCGGGGCCGTTCCGGAGCGGGCCCTCGCCGCAGTGCGCGCCGCGGGCGCCGACCAGGTCATCGCGGACCTGCCCGGGCAGTGGGACGCCCTGTTGTCCAAGCGCTTCCGCGGCGGGCAGGAACTCTCCGGCGGGCAGTGGGCCAAGGTCGCGGTCGCCAGGGGCCTTTACAAGAACGCCTCGCTGCTGCTGCTCGACGAGCCCACCGCGAGCATGGACCCGCCGTCCGAGCACGCCGTCTACGAGGCCGTACTGCGCGGGCGGCTGCGCGAGGACCAGATCACCGTGCTGATCTCGCACCGCCTCGCCAGCGTCGTTGACTGCGACCGGATCTACGTCTTCGACACCGGCCGGATCGTCGAGTCGGGGTCCCACGGCGAACTCATGGCGCTCGGCGGTCTCTACGCCGACATGTTCACCCTCCAGGCCGACGGCTACCGGGCGCGGGACACCGGGCTCCCGTGTCGCGGCGCGGCCGGGGGCGGCGCCGCTGTCGAAGGGGCGGTGTCGTGA
- a CDS encoding NUDIX hydrolase, translating to MSASHITDSASTAVMIVNSDGRYLLRLRDAHKPICDPGTWSLVGGGREPGESPDEAIVREILEETGLVLPEVVPYRSAKDRPPYVVEGGIHLYTARWDGDAAALPVSEGIMFAWFDVAAMEHLTMCPWAHEAIKAHHAERPAAAPVPGPRTARRASGTASGSGGGAGSGAVSNVVGAHLFLERDGATLLGLRHESVAFAAGAWHALAGHVERESVRACLVREAYEEAGLVIDPADLTLAHAVHLLDHEDAEPRLQLFFAASRWSGEPRVREPDRCVAWAWWPLDGLPEPMVAYTRAAIDGIRAGTAYTELGWDTTAVRESR from the coding sequence TTGTCGGCTTCGCACATCACCGACAGCGCCAGCACGGCCGTGATGATCGTCAACAGCGACGGCCGGTACCTGCTGCGTCTGCGGGACGCCCACAAACCGATCTGCGACCCGGGGACCTGGTCCCTCGTCGGGGGCGGACGCGAGCCGGGCGAGAGCCCGGACGAGGCGATCGTCCGCGAGATCCTGGAGGAGACCGGACTCGTCCTGCCCGAGGTCGTCCCGTACAGGTCCGCGAAGGATCGCCCTCCCTACGTCGTCGAGGGCGGCATCCACCTCTACACGGCCCGCTGGGACGGTGACGCCGCCGCACTGCCGGTCTCGGAGGGGATCATGTTCGCGTGGTTCGACGTCGCCGCCATGGAGCATCTGACCATGTGCCCCTGGGCCCACGAGGCGATCAAGGCCCACCACGCGGAGCGGCCCGCCGCCGCCCCGGTGCCCGGGCCGCGCACGGCCCGCCGTGCGAGCGGGACGGCGTCGGGGTCGGGAGGGGGAGCCGGGTCGGGGGCGGTGAGTAACGTGGTGGGGGCGCACCTGTTCCTGGAGCGCGACGGCGCCACCCTTCTGGGGCTGCGGCACGAGAGCGTGGCGTTCGCCGCCGGGGCGTGGCATGCGCTGGCGGGCCATGTGGAGCGGGAGAGCGTGCGCGCGTGCCTGGTCCGCGAGGCGTACGAGGAGGCCGGACTCGTCATCGACCCGGCCGATCTGACGCTGGCGCACGCCGTGCACCTGCTCGACCACGAGGACGCCGAGCCCAGGCTGCAGCTGTTCTTCGCCGCGTCCCGCTGGTCGGGCGAGCCTCGGGTCCGCGAGCCCGACAGGTGTGTGGCCTGGGCGTGGTGGCCCCTGGACGGCCTGCCGGAGCCGATGGTCGCGTACACGCGCGCCGCGATCGACGGCATCCGCGCCGGTACGGCGTACACCGAACTGGGCTGGGACACCACGGCCGTACGGGAGAGCCGCTGA
- a CDS encoding NUDIX domain-containing protein, whose product MHLLAVRESSAGPEVLLSRRAGAVYAAGLWHAPSGHVDGAEEDVVAALVRETREETGLVVARTTCARP is encoded by the coding sequence GTGCACCTGCTCGCGGTCCGGGAGTCTTCGGCGGGCCCCGAGGTGCTGCTCTCCCGCCGGGCCGGGGCCGTGTACGCGGCCGGTCTGTGGCACGCCCCGTCCGGGCACGTGGACGGGGCGGAGGAGGATGTCGTCGCCGCCCTCGTGCGGGAGACCCGCGAGGAGACGGGGCTCGTCGTGGCTCGGACGACGTGTGCGCGGCCGTGA
- a CDS encoding NUDIX hydrolase, producing MGWFPLAALPEPMVAYCRARLDAYRAGARVAIHFQEPGEPIAHDPELDRLRLVPGITAPGRRIPARAVRDFAARGGSG from the coding sequence ATGGGGTGGTTTCCGCTCGCCGCGCTGCCGGAGCCGATGGTCGCGTACTGCCGGGCCCGCCTCGACGCCTACCGGGCCGGGGCCCGCGTCGCGATCCACTTCCAGGAGCCCGGCGAGCCCATCGCCCACGACCCGGAACTCGACCGGCTGCGGCTCGTCCCCGGCATCACGGCGCCCGGGCGGCGGATACCCGCGCGGGCCGTCCGGGACTTCGCCGCGCGGGGCGGCTCCGGGTGA
- a CDS encoding NUDIX domain-containing protein — protein MSTTWLPPEEYAATLPKATLFGAVFFTDERDRPVQLHAVYSSEHPWQWPGGTAEAGERPWETAVRETEEETGLLVPGPPRLLAAVFGLPGPGWPLASVGFVFDGGRLTDRQIAGISLAPDEHDEVRVLSLAEWRALMPGRDFDRLTAVMEARRTGTPAYFDTWDWDQ, from the coding sequence ATGAGCACGACGTGGCTGCCGCCCGAGGAGTACGCGGCGACCCTGCCGAAGGCGACGCTGTTCGGGGCCGTGTTCTTCACCGACGAGCGCGACCGGCCCGTACAGCTCCACGCCGTCTACAGCTCCGAGCACCCCTGGCAGTGGCCCGGCGGTACGGCGGAGGCGGGCGAGCGGCCTTGGGAGACGGCCGTGCGGGAGACCGAGGAGGAGACGGGCCTGCTGGTGCCGGGTCCGCCACGGCTGCTGGCGGCGGTGTTCGGCCTGCCGGGTCCGGGGTGGCCGCTGGCGAGCGTGGGTTTCGTCTTCGACGGCGGGCGGCTCACCGACCGGCAGATCGCGGGCATCTCCCTCGCGCCCGATGAGCACGACGAGGTCCGTGTGCTGTCGCTCGCGGAGTGGCGGGCGCTGATGCCGGGGCGGGATTTCGACCGCCTGACCGCCGTCATGGAGGCCCGGAGGACCGGGACGCCCGCCTACTTCGACACCTGGGACTGGGACCAGTAG
- a CDS encoding GNAT family N-acetyltransferase: MTITYEWRGDFDNEALDALHADGFGHPVGRTDGRERLRRHSLGWVCAWEGRSLIGFVNVAWDGGAHAFVLDTVVARHRRGNGVGAALVTRAAEEARAAHCSWLHVDFEEHLRGFYFDACGFRQTAAGLIAL, translated from the coding sequence ATGACGATCACGTACGAGTGGCGGGGCGACTTCGACAACGAGGCGCTCGACGCGCTGCACGCCGACGGCTTCGGCCACCCGGTCGGCCGGACCGACGGGCGGGAACGTCTGCGGCGCCACAGCCTCGGCTGGGTCTGCGCGTGGGAGGGCCGCTCACTGATCGGCTTCGTCAACGTCGCCTGGGACGGCGGAGCCCATGCCTTCGTCCTGGACACGGTGGTCGCCCGGCACCGACGTGGGAACGGAGTCGGCGCCGCGCTGGTCACCAGAGCGGCCGAGGAAGCCCGCGCCGCCCACTGCTCGTGGCTCCACGTGGACTTCGAGGAGCACCTGCGCGGGTTCTACTTCGACGCCTGCGGCTTCAGGCAGACGGCGGCGGGCCTGATCGCCCTGTGA